One region of Armigeres subalbatus isolate Guangzhou_Male chromosome 3, GZ_Asu_2, whole genome shotgun sequence genomic DNA includes:
- the LOC134222062 gene encoding uncharacterized protein K02A2.6-like — translation MKSYLRSAVWWPKLDADAEKFVKSCRGCTLVSAPDVPEPMLRRPLPTGPWEDIAIDFIGPLPEGQYLLVLVDCYSRFLEICEMSCIDCAEAIGRLREVFGRFGVPSLLKADNGPQFASEEFKTFCREYGIQLVNTIPYWPQMNGQVERQNRSILKRLRIAQELGKDWRKELSEFILVYHSTNHATTGESPSKLMFGRRTSDCHIFPLNWMMKLCETSIDSKKRRERTMLIGSEQGIVKYQKATKRSQVGIGLFVKGV, via the coding sequence ATGAAATCGTATCTTCGTTCTGCCGTCTGGTGGCCAAAGTTGGATGCAGATGCAGAGAAATTCGTGAAGAGCTGCCGTGGGTGTACCCTGGTGTCCGCTCCAGATGTTCCAGAACCAATGCTTCGAAGACCGCTTCCAACCGGACCATGGGAAGACATCGCAATCGATTTCATCGGACCGCTTCCTGAAGGTCAGTACCTATTGGTACTAGTAGACTGCTATAGCAGATTCTTGGAGATTTGCGAAATGAGCTGCATAGATTGTGCAGAGGCAATTGGGCGTTTAAGGGAGGTGTTCGGTCGATTCGGTGTGCCGTCATTGCTAAAAGCAGATAACGGGCCTCAGTTTGCAAGTGAGGAGTTTAAAACATTCTGCAGGGAATATGGGATTCAGCTGGTCAATACGATCCCATATTGGCCTCAAATGAACGGCCAGGTAGAACGCCAAAACCGTTCTATTCTAAAACGTCTACGAATTGCTCAAGAACTAGGCAAAGATTGGCGTAAAGAGCTAAGTGAATTTATCCTGGTGTATCATTCAACTAATCACGCAACAACAGGCGAATCACCTTCGAAATTGATGTTCGGACGTCGGACGTCGGACTGCCACATATTCCCGTTAAACTGGATGATGAAGCTGTGCGAGACTTCGATAGACTCCAAAAAGAGAAGGGAAAGAACTATGCTGATAGGAAGCGAGCAGGGTATAGTGAAATACCAGAAGGCGACAAAAAGGTCACAAGTTGGAATCGGACTTTTCGTCAAAGGAGTATGA